From the genome of Planctomycetia bacterium:
ATTTGGGAGAAGAATGATGCGACCTTCCTGAAACGGACAGTCAAGCAGCTTGAAGGAATTCAGATCGATGCTGCGGGGAATTATCAAACAGGGACTGTTTCCGGTTGGCTGGAATGGACGGATGATTCACTCAAAGGACTGCAATATCTGAAGCTGTCTCTGCAGGCATCCACGGTTGTACAATCGGATCAATGGCTTTTACAGTTCAAGACAAACAATGTCGATTATTATGATCCCGATTACCTGCGTACCCGGACGCTACATCCACTGGTTGAATACCGGGGTGACTTCGCAGAAATAACGTGGTTTCTGCCAGAACCTGCTACCGCATTTCGCGTGCAGGTTCCTTCTTTAACTCGTTTTAGTCTGAATCAGTTTGCCGCTGCGGGTATTGATCCTACACAGCACGCAAGGCATTATCAACTGCTGGTCTTGAAACTGGTGCTCTTGTCTCTCACTCTTGGCAGCTTCATCTGCTGGTTGATTGGTATCTGTTCCGCCGGTTTCACAGCATTGAACCTGAATGGACTTATCAGCACTGGCATTTTACTGGTGCATGGCATAGTTCTGATATTCCTTCTTCCCCCTTTTCAAGGCCCTGATGAGAACAGGCATTGGAAAGCTGCGATGAAACTGTATCGATCTGATGGCCAGCAAGGTTCCATCCTGCATAGCCTGCCCGGCATACTGAATGCAGAGAAGCCACGCTGGCGTTCGGAGGTTCCTTTTCAGGCACTTCGTCTCAAATCGCTGAAAGATCATGCATTGCAACCTGCTGAGAACATTGATGTAGGTTACGTCAAGCATTGGGGTTATCCGCTGGTGGGTTTGATTTCGACCGTCTTTCCCACCGTTACAAGCGTTCAGGAAGCACTCTGCTTTTACTTCCTTTGCAGAATGGTTCCGTTACTTCTGCTCGTATTGCTGGTGTATCAGTCCTGGCAGATGGGTGCAGGCTCATGGACACTGGTAACCTTCTGTTCGCTGCCTCTGGTGTTGCAGCAATCGACTATCATCTCAACGGATACGGTTCCCATCCTTGGTACGTTTGCCGTGATGCTGTTGCTGATTCACCTGCGTTCATTATCATCTACATTCAGTTGGATAACTGTTTGGCTCATTTGTTTACTGGTGATTGCCGCCAAGCCGCCCATCTATGCATTGATCGTGCTGTTGCCTCTCAGTGAATTGAACTGGAAACGATGGTTGCGTTGGCAATTCGTGGTACCTGCACTTGCTGTTATCATGCTAATAGCTGCGGCAGGCATCTGGTTGCTTTGGCGAGTGGTGGATAGTGCGGGCATGGAACTGGGTAAGGAAGCCAGGCTGCAACTGCAATACCTGATGACCGGCGAGGGCATTGCTCAATTCATCCAGGCTGCGATGGAATATCCCGGGCGGTTTCTGAATCCTTCAGCCTGGTGCGGGCCGTTAGGATGGCTTGATACCAACATTTCGCCTCAACATGTGTCGCTGTTGCTGACCAGCCTTTTGATTGCAGTCTGCTTCGATCTTGCTGCCTGGTTCAGGCAATCGGGTTCGTGGAATGAAGCAGCTTTCTATAAGCTGCTTACGACCGTTGTAAGCGTGATCGTGATGGGCCTCATTGTCTGGTGGAGCCTGGCTCTGGTGATGTATCTGACGATAACGCCTTACCAGGCGGATAGTATTGTGGGAATGCAGGTGCGTTACATGTTCCCGGTGCTGATGGCGTTGATTCTGTGGCCAGTCCATCGGTTCAAGACCTGTCTTTCTCCGGTGTCTGAAACACAGCAGCAATGGAGGTTGCCTGGTTATGTGCTTTTGTTTTTAGCGCTATGCCGGGTTATTTTCCTGGCTGGCGATTTGCAGTTACGGTATTGGGGTTAATTTCTGGTTTGTGGTCATCTCGCTCCGTCGAGATGATGGGATCGCGCGATGTGAGTAAATATTCCGCGCGACTTACCCCCTCACCCCGGCCCCTCTCCCACAAGTGGGAGAAAGAGAACATTCAGCAGGAATCTGCTTGACTTCAATAATTGTGCCGATTCAAATCCTACTTATTATCCCACAACGCTCGCCCGAGTGAGGAACGTGAAGATGCTGCGCCGATCCAATTCATCATCCAATCAACACCGAAGCGTTCGCTTAAACCTGGAACATCTCGAAGACCGAACCGTGCCTGATGCCGGGCTGACATCCAAGCTGTCGCTGCTTCAGCCGAAGGATAGTGCACCGGCTACGCATAATCTATACACGCTGACCGAGGTGATGGTGCAGTTTGCCAACGCCAATGGCCTGGCCGCGTTGCAGCAGGCCATGAAGCCGGTCGGGCGCAATGTGGCTATCGCTCCGGTTCAATTTGACTGGGGCAACAGCTTCCAGATTTTTGCAACGCAGCAGGGTTCGAGCGTTCTTCAGGTGGGGTTGCAGCCTGGCACTACACCCAAAGCTGCGGTGGCGTATCTGAGTTCGATCAAGGGAGTGGAATGGGCTGAACCCAATTATCTCTATCAAGGTGATCCGCGTGATTTCACGCCTAATGATACTCAGTACGGCAGTCAGTATCATCATCCGCTGATGCAGAATAATCTCGCGTGGGATTCGACGCTAGGTTCTCCTACGGTGCGAATTGCAGTGCTGGATGATGGTGTTGCCACCAACCATCCTGATTTAAGTGCCAACATCTGGGTGAATCCAGGAGAATTTGGTGGCGAAGTTGGTGTCGATGATGATGGCAATGGCTACATCGATGATCTAAATGGCTGGGATACGCTCAGCAACGACAATAACCCTAATCCGACAGGAAGCAACACACACGGTACTCACGTAGCAGGCATTGCTGCAGGGCGCACGAACAATGCAACAGGCATTGCTGGCGTGTCGGGCAACTCGAAACTGGTGCCTGTTCGCTGGTATGATGGTGCCAGTTGGCCAGCCTCGGTGGTGGCAGCAAGTTATGCCTATGGCGTGGCGAACAACATCAAGGTCTTCAATGCCAGCTACAACTTTGATGGATGGGTAGGGAACAACACTGTCACCGCAGCAATGGATTTGGCCTACAACAGTGGCGCCTTGCTCTTTAATTCAGCGGGAAACAACGGCGAACTCAATCCGGCTCGGCAGGCATTTGAACAGGTGATCCTGATCGCCAGCACAACCAGTACCGATGCGAAGAGCGGATTCAGCAATTATGGATTTGGTACCGATCTCAGTGCGCCTGGCAGTGGCATTCTTTCGACCACAACCAATAATGGTGGAACAACATTCAATTACGAATTTTTCGATGGCACCAGCATGGCAACTCCCAATGCAGCTGGTACTGCCATGATGGTCTGGTCGCATAACCCCACGTGGACACGAGATCAGGTCATTGCACGGATGGTAGGTCTGGCTGATGATATCAGTGCCCAGAATCCAACCATTGCTCTCGAACTGGGCGGTGGTCGTGTCAATACATACAAGGCCATGCGGGCTGATCTGTTTGCCTTGCCTGAACCACGCATGAAACGGCTGACTGGTCTGCCAGCAGATAACTCATCAATCAACACACCGCCTACCGCCTTTTCGCTGGATGTGGCGAATGTGCTTGATCCGGCAACCGTTTCACTTTCACAATTTGAACTACGTGGTGATGGGCCTGACAATACTTTTAATACCGGCGATGATGTACTGATTCCGATCAGTCTGCCTGCCGGGTTCAATTACCGGGTTGGCACTAACCGGTTTGATTTCACCATCAACGGAACCATGCTGCCTGATAGATATCGTTTCAGTGCGCTTTCCGGAGCGAATGGATTGAAAGACCCGTTTGGCCAGCAGCTTGATGGGAATGGCGATGGGAATCCGGGAGATAACTATACCAGAACCTTCACAATCAATGCCCCCAGCCTGGCGGGTACGGTCTTCCACGATTTGAATGGCAACGGCACGGGTGACCCGGGCGAGCCTGCCATTGCTGGTCAGCAGGCTTATCTCGATTTGAATCTCAATGGACAGTTTGATTCCAACGCTCAGACATTCAACAGTGGCACGCTCAATATCAACATCCCGGATAACAATACAGCATGGACCAGTGCACCGATCGTTGTGAGTGGTATGACAGGGACGGTCACCGACATCAATGTGCGGATCAATCTTTCGCAGACCTATACTGGTGACATGGAATTCAGGCTGCTGGGTTCCAACGGGTCCACGATTGTCAACCTGATAACGCAGCGTGGCGGCAGTGGTGACAATTTCATCAACACGGTACTGGATGACCAGGCAGCCAACCCGATCAGTTCGGGTAGTGCTCCATTTACTGGCAGCTTCCAGCCTGAACAGCCGCTTTCTGCGATGAATGGCCTTAACCCCAATGGCACCTGGACCCTGCAGGTTCGTGATATTGCCAGTGGTGATTTGGGTGTTCTTCAGAACTGGTCAATTTCAGTAGGAACGGGAATCCCTGAGCCGACAGCCACTGCCGATGTAAACGGTTTTTATCGCTTCTTTGGCATGAGCGCTGGTAATTACCGCATTCGAACCATTGTTCCTGCAGGGTTCAATCAAACCAGTCCGGCGAGCGGATATTATGATGTCTCGCTGCCACCCGATGGTTTCATCGGCAATCTGAATTTCGGCCAGGCACAGCAGAACACGATTTACGGCAATGTCTACAACGATCTGGATGGCAATGGCAACCAGAATGGTGGCGAAACGGGTCTGGGCACCAGAACCGTGTATGTGGATGCCAACAACAACAATATCTATGACGCAGGCATTTACACTGTCAATTCGGGCACGCTCAACATCAACATTCCTGATAACAATACCGCCTGGACCAGTGCACCGATGGTGGTTTCGGGTGTTGCAGGAAGCATCGCTGATGTGAATGTTCTGGTTAATCTGACTCAGACCTACACCGGCGACATGGAATTCCGGCTGCTCGGACCAGGCGGTTCACAAATTGTCAATCTGATCACGCAACGTGGCGGTGGTGGCGATAATTTCGTCAACACGGTACTCGATGATGAAGCAGCGGTTGCCATCAGTGCAGGGTCCGCACCGTTTACGGGCAGCTATCGTCCTGAGCAGTTACTTTCGGCTTATGATGGACTCGTAGCCAATGGTACCTGGACGCTACAGGTTCGCGATATCGCAGGCGGCGACCTGGGTGTGCTGCAGAACTGGTCGCTGATCATCACTGATTCTACTGCGGAGAGATTCAGCAACACCGATGCAGCAGGCAACTATGTCATGTCGGGCATGCCGGTTGGCGCCTATCTGCTGCGAAGTGTACCCCAGGTTGGATGGAAGCCAATCAACCCAGACTTCGGACAAGGCATTGCAGGCACAATGAATGTGGGTGAATCGCATTTCTCCAGATCGTTTGGCCTGCAGCAGGATAGCATTGCACCGTCTATTCAGTCCATCGTTCGCACGGGTAGCAATCCGACCAATGCCGGCAGTGTACAGTTTACGGTGGGATACAGTGAAGCCGTTGCTGGTGTGTCGGCAGCCAACTTCGGCCTGATAACAGGTGGCGGCATCGCTGGCGCCAGCATTTCTTCCGTATCTGGATCGGGCAACACCTGGACCGTAACCGTGAATACGGGGACCGGCGATGGTACGATTGGCCTCAATCACACCAGCGGCGTGGGCATCACCGATCTGGCATTGAACCCACTCACCAGCGGCAACTTTACCGGCGAAGCCTACACGATAGACAAGACTGCACCAGTGGTGCAAGCCTACCGTGTTATCTTCGGCAATAATCAATCGTACAACCTGATAGGCAGTACGCGCTTCACGTTGCCCTGGCAGGTTTCCGCCATTGAAGTGGTATTCGATGGGCCCGTCACTGGCGCTACCGGTTCGCTGGTTCGTACCAATGGCAGCCTGCCTATAGCATCCTTTAATGGTTCAGGAACCAATACTCTTCGCTGGACGTTACAGAACCTGTTGATGACCGACCGTGTGTTCAGTGAACTGGCAGGTTCTGGCGGCAGCACGATTTCCGACCAGGCTGGCAATGCACTGGGCAACGGCACCAATTACTCCCGCAACTTCAATGTGCTCTGGGGCGATGTGAACGATGATGGCTTCGTCAGCATTGCGGATGCACAACTGGTGAACATCCTTATTCGCAACAGCCAATACAGCCTGTTTGGCGATATGAATGGCGACGGTGTTGTCAATAATGCCGATACGCAGCTTGCCCGCCAGCGGGTTGGCCAGCAATTGCCAGCTTAATTGTTTGACTTGAAGCAGCGACTTGTTCTAATGAAGCACCTAGGATTTGCAACAGGGAGTGATACATGCAGTGGTTGAATCGATGGATGCTGGCTGGGCTGGCGCTCTTCTGTCTTACTGGTTTAGCCGCTGCCCAGGCTGCATTGCAGATCATTGTGGGAAGCGCTACCGCCAGTTCGCCTTCAACGGGTAATACTTTTGAAGTGAGCATTACCAATGTAGGGAATGCTCCGAGTGCACCGCTGGCCGGGTTTTCTTTTGGAATATCGGTGCCGGGCGGATCGGGAATTACGTTTACCAATGCGACCATCTTGACAGCACTCAATCCCTATCTGTTTTTGGGCCAGTCATCCACTCCTCCATTTTCCAATACGGCATTTCCGAATCAGTCGTTCATTGCTACTGATCTGTATGCCACGGCTGGTGGCGTGCCTGTTCTGCCTGGGCAGACCTTTGGGCTGGGATTGATTTCGTTTGATGTGGCAGTTGGCTCCAGTGATACTACGGTAACGTTGGCTGGGTTTCCTGCTACCGGCTTGAGCGATGAAAATGGAAGCACGGTCGATTACGATGGATTTAATGGCCTGATAACCATTGCAGCAGTGCCTGAACCAGCGACCTGGGGCATGATTGGTTTGAGTACGATGGCAGCCGCTGGCTTGTGGTATCGGCAACGCAGGAATCAGAAGCTGGCACTTGAGGCGAGATTATCAAAGGAAGATTAACTGTTAAACACCAATCGAAAACGGCAGGAGATACTCCTGCCGTTTTCGTATTTCAGCGTCAACTTAGCCTGCCTGGCGTTTTTCGTCCTGCCAGGCGTTGAGGCGGTTGTAGAGCGTTTTCAGGCTGATGCCTAGTTCAGCAGCGGCGGCGGGTTTGTTGCCCTGGTGTTTGTTCAGCACGCCGAGGATATGATCCATTTCTACATCTTTGAGTGAACGCCCATCGGGGCCGGTTGCTTGCGTCGCTGCGACGGCTGGTCGTGCGGCGCTGATCGGCACGGTTGCAGCCTGGCTGACTGCCTTGACATAGTATGGCAGATGATCGGCCTGGATGGGACCGCCCCCGGCAATGATGAATGCATGCTCCATGGCGTTGGCGAGTTCACGAACGTTGCCCGGCCAATCGTGTTCGAGCAGGGCATCAATCGCTTCAGGAGTGAGCACCTGTTTGGCATAAGAGATATCTCGGCGGGCTGCTCGGGCCAGCAGATGCATGGCTAAGTCGGGTATATCAGTTCGACGTTCCCGCAGAGCAGGCAGCTTGACTTCAAAGGTATTGACCCGGAAGAAGAGGTCTTCGCGGAAGGTGTCAGCTTTCACCATTTCGCGCAGATCGCGGTTGGTGGCGCACAATACCCGCACATCCGTCTTGAAGGGTTCCGTTTCGCCCACTCGACGGATTTCTCGTGATTCGAGGAAACGGAGCAGCTTCACCTGAATGTTCTTGTTGAGTTCGCCTAGCTCATCCAGAAACAATGTTCCGCCGTTGGCGACTTCAAATAGACCTTTGTGTTCACGATCAGCGCCGGTGAACGCGCCTTTGCGATGGCCGAACAGTTCACTCTCAGCCAGTTGTTCTGAGAGTGCCCCGCAGTTAACAGGAATAAAGGGCTTATCTGCCCGCAGGCTTTGCTGAACGATAGTACGAGCCACCAGTTCCTTGCCGGTGCCAGTTTCGCCCAGAATCATCACAGTACTCTCGGTGGGAGCAATGCGTGTGATGAGGCGGTGTACCGATTGCATAACTGGCGAATCACCAATGAGGATCGTCGGCCCTTCAGCAGCTTTGACGCGGCGTTCCAAAGCGATGGTTTTGTTGACTAAATCTCGCTTCTCAGCAATACGACGCAGCAGGCCTTCGAGGTCAGCAAGCCGACATGGCTTGGTGAGATAATCAAACGCACCCAGGCGTACCGCCTGCACGGCAGTATCGACGCTGGCGTAGCCTGTCAGAAGTACCACTTCGGTGGAAGGGCTGAGATGCTTGATCTGTTCGAGGACATCGATGCCGGTCTTGTTGGGCATCTTGATGTCGAGCAGAGCGACATCAAACGGGCCTTTTTCGAGTGCCTTGATGGCTGCCATGCCGTCCTGACAGATGATGACCTCATGTCCCAGGCCAGGGAGTTCGCTGCGCATGAATTCGCGGAGCGACGGTTCGTCGTCAGCGAAGAGAATGCGTAGGCCTTTGCTGGTTGCCATGTTCTATCCTTACCGTGTCGGGCGTTACCGTGTCGGGCGTAGCGCCGCTGTGATGCCAAGGTTGTGAGTTTGCGTCAAGGGGAAATGAGAGCTTAGAGCAATCAAAAGTTGTCTCCCGTGTACTGCGATCCCTTTGTGATCGTTGTGTTTTTGCTTTCCCCCGACCGGTGGTCTTCGACCACTGGCTACCGTTTTTGACCCCTTCGAAAGTTGATGAGAAATTATTTCAGGTTTGCAGGTTTAACGAGCGTCAGTCGAAGATCGACCTTGATATTCTCCAAGTTGTCGCCATTGCCAAGAGGCAATGTTTTGGTTTCGTTGAGTCTCCATTTACCCCGATAACGAACCGACTTCTGACTGGTAAGCAGACTCCCATCCGTGGATGGTTGCTTGGAAGTAAAGAGAACGGACATGTCAACCTGGCAGTCTTCACCCTGGTTGTCATAGGCGATGCAACTGACAATGATGCCCACTGGTTCGTACTGAACCGGAGTTGTATTCGGGATAGGCTCTTCGCCACCGACGACGAAACGTGCTGGTTTGCCAGCGAGGACTTTCAATGCAGGATTGCATAATACCCGTTCGATGCTGGCCTTCAGGTCGTATACTTTGACTTCTAACTGGTAAACGGTTTTGGTGTCTGAAACCAAATGCATCAGACAGATACAAAGGCAAGCACTGAACATTTATCACTCTCCTTTGCTGCGATCCCTCCGGGATCGATTTGCTTTTTCGCATCCCCTGACCGGTGCTCTTCAACCACCGGCTACGGTCTTTGCCCCTTCGTGGTCTTTCTGGGTGCCATAGCCTGCCTGTACTCAGGCTGGCTATGCTTGGGCACTTTGTCGTTGCATGCATGGTTAGGCGGAGTACCGCCAAACCATGGCACCCGTTGCGCGCCCTACGCTGCTTTTTTCAGTACCGTTGCCACTGGGTCTTCCTGTGGAACGGTTTCGGCTTGCTGAAGTGGGATGCGTACCGTGAAGGTGCTTCCCTGGTTTGGTCCGGCACTGGTGGCTTCAATCTCACCGCCGTGCTGATTGATAATGCGATGACTGATGCTGAGACCCAGGCCGGTGCCTTTGCCTGTTCGAGAGCGTGTGAAGAACGGTTCGAAGAGGTTTTCGAGCACTTCCTGTGTCATGCCGCAGCCTGAATCGGTAAAGGTCAGTAGTGCTGCATCGTGAACGACGGCGAGTTTGATAGTCAACAGGCCGCCGGTGTCCATGCTTTCCAGAGCATTGACGATCAGGTTCAAAACGACCGATTTGATTTCGGGCACGGAGAGTAGCAGGTGTGGCCGCTGCTGTACTTCGAAGACGATACGTTTTTCCTGATGATTGGGCAGATGCTGTACCATCTCCAACACGCTTTGTACCAGTTCAGCCAGGTCGGCCATCTGCTTGGGGCGGTCGCCCATGCGACTGAATTCGAGCAACTTCTGGGTGATTTCCTTGCAACGGAAGGCTTCCTGCTGAATCATGAGCACATAGCGGTTGATCAAGGGAACATCGGGATGTTCCGGGTGCTGTTCCATCAGGCCTTTGAGCCGTCGTTCGAGTGCTTCGCCACAGAAACTGATGCTGGCCAGAGGGTTGTTGATTTCATGAGCCACGCCGGCAGCGAGGAACCCTACGCCTGCCAGCCGTTCACTGCGGACGAGTTGTTTACTTCGTTCCTGCACCTGTCGTTCAAGATCCTGATAGATGCCTTGCAAGCGGTCTGACATGTGGTTGAAGGCCACTGCCAAATCCTGCATTTCATCGTTGCTGCTGACCTGGACATGTCCGGTGAATTTGCCGGTCGCCATCTGGGTGACCTTGGCGTGCAGTTCGCGGATCGGTGTAGCTATCCAGTGATAAGTAACCCTGGCCAGAATCAGCAGCAGGACGAAGCCGCCGATGCTGATAGCCAGTGCGAGTTGTCGGGTTTGCTGATAACTGCGATCCGCGGCGGCAACCAGGTTTTGAACATCACTATCAATGACATTGCAGAGTTCAGCAGTCAACTTGCTTAACTGTGAAACGATTGGCCGCCAGGGCGCACGAGGCTGCGAATCGCCAACGTGAAACTCTACGGGTTGAATATGGTGTTTCAACTCTTCAACTTTGGATCGAATCTGCATGAGGTAGGCTTTTTCTTCCTTGCCACGGTCGCGATCGAGGCCGGTCTGCTGGGTTCGCATCAACAGCGATTCATACGTGCCGGCAGCTTCCATTAACTGTTGAGCCAGTTCTTCCTGTTGGGTGGAAGTGGCAAACGTGCTGGATCCATAGCGGGCCAGCCAACTGGAAACACAATCGTGCATGTAGCTGGCAGCTTTCTGCTCGTTTTGGCGACTATCAATGCTGTTGACGGTAATGCGATGTGCAGAAAGGGCATGCAGCGTTGCGCCGAGCAGAATCAGCATCGGCACACCAACCATGAGCAGGCCAAGCAACAACTTGTGGCGTATACGCAATCGCAGTGCCACGGTCCCCCCGTCTTCCTTGACGTCCCCGTGAGCCGGTATTGGGAATCCCTCCCACCGGTAATTTTGTAACTTTTACCAGATGCGTACAAACAATGCTAGCCCGATTAGGCGGTGAGCGCAAAAAAGATTTAATCCTGGCGCACCTTGGCATCTTGGCGGTTCTTTTTTTTACCGCCAAGTCGCCAAGAAGCGCCAAGGGGGTTCCATGTAGCTTAAGCAACAGAACCAGACGCGTTCACCAGGCTGGTTTGCCCAGGCTGGGGAGCATTGGCCAGCAGCCAGTCTTCGAGAATGATGTGTTCGACATAAGGAGCACGAAGGAGTGCAGTGCTTTGTGACAGCAGTCTGGTCAGCCAAGGCCGGCGCATGATCGGTTTCATGGCACGCAGGCCGAAGCCGCTCCAGGTGCGCTCGGCTGATTGCCCGGCAATGTTGTCGCTGATACGTTTGAAGGTGGCAGGGACCAGGTTGGGATCGGGGCCGACGTGCACCACGATTTCCACTCCCGATGCCAGTGTTTGAAACACCATGTCCCACAGTTTTTGTGGATGATCAACCCATTGCTGCATCAGGTGCCTGCTGTTGGTTTCGTTGAAACTCTTCTGGCCTGTAACGCTGCTGATGATGGGGACCGTGGGTTTGGTTAAGCCACCCTTGGTTTTCTGCAGAATGACAGCAGTGCGATTGGGGATGTTTCTCTGCCAGGTGATGGGGGTATGCAACGGCGCCCAGCGATGCGGGTTGGCACGCAAGTGTACTCTTTCGGGAAAGCGTTCCTTCATGAGTGTGCGGAACTGTTCGAGCGTATCGTTTTGAGCCAGGAGCAGCAGACTGTTGGGAGACAGGTACGTGGAGGGGGATATGATCCCTTTGCCCTCGGTGCCGATTTCCAGGCAGGTTTTATGTACCAGATCGAGATCGAGTTCCGGGCCGCGGGAAAACAGAATGCCCATCGTGACATTCTGTGAAAGTGCCACGGAATCTTCGGACATCAACAGTAGGGGGATCAGCATATCCTGTGCGGTAAAGACTTTTGAGGCAGCCAGTGCAGAGGTTTCCCCCAGGCTGTAGCCGAAGGCGATACGAGAAGAATCAAAGGGAATATCAAAATACTTTTGCAGCAGTTCGAGTTGTACCATGCACATGGTGACGATCAGGACAATGTCTTCTGCATAACTGGTCAAGTCGCAGGTTTCCCGCCGCTGTCTGACTCGTTCGACGAGGTCCATTTTCGTCTGCAGCGTATCGCTGGCTAATACGGAATTTTCTGCAAGTGCCTGTTCAACTTCTTTGCCGTAGAGTGGATGTTCGAGTAGTTCGGGAGTGCGTCCAAGGTTGGTGATGTTGTAGCCTCGAAAAGTAAAAGCAGAACTGGCAATTCTGCTGCGAAGTTGCACAGCGTCGAGCATACCGGTGCACCTGATAAGTTGAAAGGACAGCGGCTCGTGCCCATCGGCCTGTCAAAGAATACAGGCGCAAAATATGACAAACATATGAGTTCGAGAGGTCGGAATTATTCCAGAGATTTTTTACTTTTACAGATACGGGTCGCGATTGATCATTTTTCTACTGAGATCGACAATGTAGCAGACTTCACGCGAAATGGGTTTGCCTTGCTTGTTCAATTTCAGCGTTACCCAACAGCGGGGCAGTTTATCTTTATCTACGGTAACGTTGGTAATCGTGAATTCAGTCAGTGTGCTGCCAGCTTTCCAGTCTTCGTCAAGAAATTGCCAGCCATCGGGAATGGTTTTAGCTGAAGCAGGTGTTTTCTTGTTTTGCCAGATTTCGAGTCCCTGTTTGACGGCACTTTTCACCTGCTCGATTTCCTGGCTGGAGAGGCCCGAGCCACAGCCGATGAGTGCACATGACAGTGACAAGAATATACATACGCTCAAGCGTGTCATGTGCTGGTTCCCGTTGGAATCCCGGTATGTAACTGCGAGCACACCCCGGCGGAGTACCTCCGGAGTGTGGCACAGTTTATGTCAATTGACGCCAAAGCTTTTAGAGAAGGGGAAATCTGCAACAACCCAAAGCTATTGCACATCTCCCCTAGCTGACGCTGCGGGCTACCAGTTGCAACACGCAAAAGATCAATCAAGGTTAGTGATGTCGCCGCGGTTGCGGGTTTCAGCTTCGGCCCAGGCTTTGTCGCCAACATTCCTTACAGCACGTGCACTGCCATCAGCCAGGCAGATGCAGATGATGTTGGAAGTGAAGCTTTGGGTTTTCAACGGATGAGCATTGTTATCGGGCACGCCGAATTCAGCACAGACCATGCAGCGGCAAAGCCAGGGTTCTGTTCCGGTCCACGCGGTGGGTACGGGGCCTGAACGATTCACGAAACCACTGCGAGGCCAGTAGCCGTTCACATAGAGTGAGTCGGTAGGAAGGTCGACTGTGTAATTGGTAGTGACAGGCAATACTCCATAAGCCCAGAGGT
Proteins encoded in this window:
- a CDS encoding S8 family serine peptidase translates to MLRRSNSSSNQHRSVRLNLEHLEDRTVPDAGLTSKLSLLQPKDSAPATHNLYTLTEVMVQFANANGLAALQQAMKPVGRNVAIAPVQFDWGNSFQIFATQQGSSVLQVGLQPGTTPKAAVAYLSSIKGVEWAEPNYLYQGDPRDFTPNDTQYGSQYHHPLMQNNLAWDSTLGSPTVRIAVLDDGVATNHPDLSANIWVNPGEFGGEVGVDDDGNGYIDDLNGWDTLSNDNNPNPTGSNTHGTHVAGIAAGRTNNATGIAGVSGNSKLVPVRWYDGASWPASVVAASYAYGVANNIKVFNASYNFDGWVGNNTVTAAMDLAYNSGALLFNSAGNNGELNPARQAFEQVILIASTTSTDAKSGFSNYGFGTDLSAPGSGILSTTTNNGGTTFNYEFFDGTSMATPNAAGTAMMVWSHNPTWTRDQVIARMVGLADDISAQNPTIALELGGGRVNTYKAMRADLFALPEPRMKRLTGLPADNSSINTPPTAFSLDVANVLDPATVSLSQFELRGDGPDNTFNTGDDVLIPISLPAGFNYRVGTNRFDFTINGTMLPDRYRFSALSGANGLKDPFGQQLDGNGDGNPGDNYTRTFTINAPSLAGTVFHDLNGNGTGDPGEPAIAGQQAYLDLNLNGQFDSNAQTFNSGTLNINIPDNNTAWTSAPIVVSGMTGTVTDINVRINLSQTYTGDMEFRLLGSNGSTIVNLITQRGGSGDNFINTVLDDQAANPISSGSAPFTGSFQPEQPLSAMNGLNPNGTWTLQVRDIASGDLGVLQNWSISVGTGIPEPTATADVNGFYRFFGMSAGNYRIRTIVPAGFNQTSPASGYYDVSLPPDGFIGNLNFGQAQQNTIYGNVYNDLDGNGNQNGGETGLGTRTVYVDANNNNIYDAGIYTVNSGTLNINIPDNNTAWTSAPMVVSGVAGSIADVNVLVNLTQTYTGDMEFRLLGPGGSQIVNLITQRGGGGDNFVNTVLDDEAAVAISAGSAPFTGSYRPEQLLSAYDGLVANGTWTLQVRDIAGGDLGVLQNWSLIITDSTAERFSNTDAAGNYVMSGMPVGAYLLRSVPQVGWKPINPDFGQGIAGTMNVGESHFSRSFGLQQDSIAPSIQSIVRTGSNPTNAGSVQFTVGYSEAVAGVSAANFGLITGGGIAGASISSVSGSGNTWTVTVNTGTGDGTIGLNHTSGVGITDLALNPLTSGNFTGEAYTIDKTAPVVQAYRVIFGNNQSYNLIGSTRFTLPWQVSAIEVVFDGPVTGATGSLVRTNGSLPIASFNGSGTNTLRWTLQNLLMTDRVFSELAGSGGSTISDQAGNALGNGTNYSRNFNVLWGDVNDDGFVSIADAQLVNILIRNSQYSLFGDMNGDGVVNNADTQLARQRVGQQLPA
- a CDS encoding PEP-CTERM sorting domain-containing protein; translated protein: MQWLNRWMLAGLALFCLTGLAAAQAALQIIVGSATASSPSTGNTFEVSITNVGNAPSAPLAGFSFGISVPGGSGITFTNATILTALNPYLFLGQSSTPPFSNTAFPNQSFIATDLYATAGGVPVLPGQTFGLGLISFDVAVGSSDTTVTLAGFPATGLSDENGSTVDYDGFNGLITIAAVPEPATWGMIGLSTMAAAGLWYRQRRNQKLALEARLSKED
- a CDS encoding DUF2142 domain-containing protein, giving the protein MQAKFPQYRHALLLVTLLGMLLLWLVGYLAPVQTIWEKNDATFLKRTVKQLEGIQIDAAGNYQTGTVSGWLEWTDDSLKGLQYLKLSLQASTVVQSDQWLLQFKTNNVDYYDPDYLRTRTLHPLVEYRGDFAEITWFLPEPATAFRVQVPSLTRFSLNQFAAAGIDPTQHARHYQLLVLKLVLLSLTLGSFICWLIGICSAGFTALNLNGLISTGILLVHGIVLIFLLPPFQGPDENRHWKAAMKLYRSDGQQGSILHSLPGILNAEKPRWRSEVPFQALRLKSLKDHALQPAENIDVGYVKHWGYPLVGLISTVFPTVTSVQEALCFYFLCRMVPLLLLVLLVYQSWQMGAGSWTLVTFCSLPLVLQQSTIISTDTVPILGTFAVMLLLIHLRSLSSTFSWITVWLICLLVIAAKPPIYALIVLLPLSELNWKRWLRWQFVVPALAVIMLIAAAGIWLLWRVVDSAGMELGKEARLQLQYLMTGEGIAQFIQAAMEYPGRFLNPSAWCGPLGWLDTNISPQHVSLLLTSLLIAVCFDLAAWFRQSGSWNEAAFYKLLTTVVSVIVMGLIVWWSLALVMYLTITPYQADSIVGMQVRYMFPVLMALILWPVHRFKTCLSPVSETQQQWRLPGYVLLFLALCRVIFLAGDLQLRYWG